From Enterococcus mundtii, the proteins below share one genomic window:
- a CDS encoding alpha/beta hydrolase, whose amino-acid sequence MAFIQANVYSNVLEMEVNLNVILPQTTKKVIGTSTSANMTDVPVLYLLHGMGGNHSVWQRRTSIERYAADYGLAVIMPSTDLGWYTDTTYDMKYWTFISEELPEICHELFPQLTTKREKTYAAGLSMGGYGALKLGLAKPEHFSAIISLSGAVSVGNRMDDLLMIRQAKFWEGIFGPLDSIQGSVNDPAYLVETLAKSDKEPPRMYLACGESDFLYQANQEMAEILKENNIDVTFEHGPGEHDWIFWDQWIQRALAWLFNKRS is encoded by the coding sequence ATGGCATTTATCCAAGCAAATGTTTATTCAAACGTATTAGAAATGGAAGTCAATCTAAATGTGATCTTACCTCAGACAACCAAAAAAGTGATTGGGACAAGTACGTCGGCCAATATGACGGATGTTCCAGTGCTTTACCTGTTACATGGTATGGGAGGTAATCATAGTGTCTGGCAACGACGGACTTCCATTGAAAGATATGCGGCGGATTACGGGTTAGCCGTCATCATGCCATCAACGGATTTAGGTTGGTACACAGACACAACGTATGATATGAAGTACTGGACGTTTATCTCAGAAGAATTACCAGAAATCTGTCACGAATTGTTCCCACAACTGACAACGAAACGAGAAAAAACGTATGCAGCCGGTCTTTCAATGGGCGGATATGGTGCGTTGAAATTAGGGTTAGCAAAGCCCGAACATTTTTCAGCTATTATTTCTCTCTCAGGTGCGGTGTCGGTTGGTAATCGAATGGACGACTTATTGATGATCCGTCAAGCCAAGTTCTGGGAAGGGATTTTTGGTCCACTAGATAGCATCCAAGGTTCAGTAAATGATCCAGCTTACCTTGTTGAAACCTTAGCAAAAAGTGACAAAGAACCACCACGTATGTATCTTGCTTGTGGTGAATCCGATTTTCTCTATCAAGCCAACCAAGAAATGGCAGAAATTTTAAAAGAAAACAACATCGATGTGACATTCGAACATGGTCCTGGTGAACATGATTGGATTTTTTGGGACCAATGGATCCAACGAGCTCTCGCTTG